The genomic region TGGCGGAACAGTAAGGGCTTGCAAAAATAGGTATCTGACGTAGCACAATTAGAATGATCATGAACTAGCACAAGACATCTATGGAGTGAGTGACTGAAAGTTTTAAACCTAGTACAAGTCATTAAAAATAACTTATAGGTTCCCCTGTATAGGCAGGGACTAACAAGAATTTGACTTATAACAAATAAATTAGGAATCAATTTATATCAATTGTAGTGAGAATTTGGCTTTGTAACAGTCATGGATCTCATTCCACCTCATACGCATGCTCAGGACACAACTCTTGACTGCATTCCATATTTAGAAAAAATTCAATTGTCCATATCCACTTGGCTCAGGTCCCTTCACACATTTTACTTAAATACCATATACTTTATTAACATTGAATTAATATCTCATTGTTACACTGAATGATGTTTAACTTCATTCCCAAGGAAAGTTCTTTCACTACATTAAACATATTGATTATATGTAAGCTTTCCGGAAGTGTTGAAGGGATATGGTGTGCAGGGTTTGAAAGATAACAAAATGACAACATCTGCGGTAAATAATTTGATTTTAAGAATCATGGCTTTGGAAATCATAATGGTAACGAGCAAGACAAGATCCAGCAGTAACAGTCCTACAAGCCTAGAATACCGTTTCAATGACTTCAAGCCCTTCAAGAAAGGATTGTATTTGTTCATTTTCTTTTTAAACTCATTTCCTATTTGggatttttatgttttgaaagatATCATGTCTTGTAGATCATCAGTATGAGATATCTGAAAAGGAAGAGGTAGATTTGGATTTAAGAACTCTTATGCATGATTTGTTAATTAGATAGTATGACTGTATGAGCTGAATTACGAGAGAAAATCCTAAGGCATAACTTGTTAATTCAGGCTAGTTTTTTAGCACCTACCGATTGAATTAGGAGATGGAATGTATAAGTTGAGAAGAATATCTATGATTTACTTTGTAGCCAGAGTGCAGCATCTAATGCTACACTGCCTTCATGTAACTCAGAAGCATTTAAGATTAGAATAGTTTATAACTTTATAGTGTTTACACATACAATCTTAATACTTTAAGAAGTATGTCTATGGATTCTGTTTTTTTGTGGAGCAGAGGATTTCACAATTTTAAAATTATGTAGAGAATGGATCAGAATCTTGTTTAGAAAAATAAGAGCTATTATTTTTCAGAATTTCAGGTGGCGTCTTGGTTGAGATCCATAATTTTTCCACCAGCACAGAAGACTTTTCTGTCATTTATCATTCATTTATAATTTTAATAGGGAATATTTTCTTGTATTGATTGTTTGGTCAAGACCCATAATTTTCCCACCAACATAGAAGACTTCATATATCATTCATCTATAATTTTAACAGGGAACATTTGCTTGATATTGACCCATCAACATAGAAGACTTAAGACTTTTCTGCCATATATCATTCATTTAACAGGGAACATTTGCTTGATATTGACCCATCAACATAGAAGACTTAAAGACTTTTCTGCCATATATCATTCATTTAACAGGGAACATTTGCTTGATATTGATCGTTcgtaaaaaaaacataaaattttaGAAGTTCACATTTTAAACCTGGTTATTGCAATAAAATTCATATGACCAGCTTTTTTGAAAACTCATAAAGTTTTGTAAGAAATAATGtacaacaaaatattttacaaataatttaGAAAAGCTATTTAAAAAAGAATACTATTGATTAAAATTAAAGAGAACGGATCTGCTGTACAAACTCTATTCTATTGACTGAAATCTGCTTGCATTAAAGACTAGTACATAATAAACAACTTTTATGTAAATGGTGAAACCATGTCTTAATTAGACCACCGGGGTTGCATTTGCACTTCATAGGCAAACTCAGGGCAGTCCTGATGATCTAATAAATGATATGATCTCAACACTTGCAACTGCAGCCACCGCTTTTCTAAAAATAAATTCAGAGTCAAGGAAAAGTACACAGTCCTATACACAGTCCCAAACATATGCCTCCTAACTGAAAATGATTTGGGTTCCATGAATACAGAGTCCGAATATTCAGAGCCATGCATCCAATTTTTCTCCTCAACAATTCTGCTATAATCACTATTCTTATTAATATCCTGTTGCTGTAATTTCATTCTGCAAATGCAGAAGTTCTGGCCGTATGTGCTAAATTTGGaggtcctcctcctcctcctggtGGGCGTcataaccaaaaaaattcaaagattATTCATGGCTTATTTTTTAAAAGCTGacatgaaagaaacaagaaaagaaagcaGGCTGAGTTAACAAAAGCTCACAtgaaaaaacaagaaaagaaagcaGGCTGAGTTAACAAAAGCTGACAtgaaaaaacaagaaaagaaagcaGGTTGAGTAAACAAAAGCTGAATCAGAACATAAAATAGAAGCCATCCAAATACTCAACAGAGAGAGGCACAGCAAAAACGATTTAACATAACCTATCATAGCCTATTTTCTTGTAAGAGCGAAATCACTCAGAGAATTTCTTGTAAGAGCGAAATCACTCAGAGAAGGCTTACACAAACCGTAAACACACAAATGAAAATGGCCATTAGCTAATTATGACCGAGAAGGACTTTAAAATTTGCCTGAATCAAGAGGCCAATATTCAGAATTTAACTGCATAGTAGCGGTCTCCACTTTCCTCTGATCCATTCTTGAGCGGGGCGTAGGTCAGAGCGCGGATAGGCTTTGATAGTTCGAGTATCAGGAAAGTAGACTTGAAAGAGCTCCTCCCCACTAAAAGGTGATCGAAATCTGGTGATAATAAAACCCCTCCACCAACAGTCACTGTCAAGCGCTTCAACTGCGATCCCAGCTGATAAATTTTTGGGCATTCGCTTGTAGGGCGGAATGGGTCTCATATTCTTTAAACATACCTCCTCCACCAGTGCCTCTCCATTCAAATCCTCTGCAACAAATTTCTCATATCGAACAAAGAATGTACGCTTCTTACGGCCATTGCCAAACCCAATGACACTTCCTTCAAACCAGGCTCCTCCATATCCCTCCTCTTCGCTGCACACTTCCACCTTTGTCCCTATCTTCACCTTCATCTTTCTCCACCCAGTCTTTGTCTCCACCCAGTCTTTGCACAGAGCACCTGAAATCCCTCGGATAAATGGCCTTAATTATTCCAATATCAGTTTGTGTTTTCTAACGGCCACACATGGCACTGCTTATATATTTGCTGTCGCTTAAAATTCACTGTACTAAAAGCCATCCTCCTATTTATagcttttttattaataaaaagcaTCCCATGTTTAGGGCTGTCTCAATCATTACTAAGTATTTTCTAGAAGCTTTAGttttttcttaaaattttaaaAGACGACAGATAGACGCAATACCTAGTTTGTTGCGATGATAttgctttttttattttatatatatttctcaAATATCAATATATATAGAAAGTAAAAAATAAtgtgttttatttatattttaaaaaaaaattataatttttttgaatttttttttaggaatttatatttttttataattaaactaaaagaagggtaaaaatttattcaaacacaAAAGAGATACAAACATAGAGATGAGAAGAAAGAACTAGAGAGCCTTATCACCGTCCACTAGCTGATCTAGCATAAGAACCATATCAAGAGGCAATTGCCCCCTATCCACTATATTCCATCCTTGCATTTGATTCGAGGCCCATTTGGCTAAATAGTTAGCAacaccattccactccctaggGATGTGTGCGAAAGTAACCGAATCCAGGGAACCGTACACCTGAAGAATCTGTCTAATAACTGAGGCCAAGTGCCAACTAACATCCCCATGCTCTTGTTAGGATAGCAAATTCACCACCACTTGAGAATCGGATTCACAGATAATATTGCACACCACCCAAGAGCATAACATTGTCGAATAGCATACAAAATGGCAAgaacctccattaaattattagaATTAAAACCTttataaatagagaaaataaacTAAACATCACCAGAATTGTCCTGCCCAACTCCACCAATGCCAACATGCCCAAGGTTCCTCGAGATGAACCATTAATGTTAATTTTTAACACATCGAGGGGAGGGGGAGTCCACCGACCTTCTTGATTGACTCGACGTAAAGGATGTTTGCATCGACCTCTTTCACCCTACCCACCAAACACTGGAGCATCCCCTTGAAGAGGAAGAGTAAGACGAGTGTGAATAGCAACATCACCCGACACCGCGAGTCAAATCACACTTAGCCACAACTCTCTCATGAAGAGAATGAATAAATTTCCACCACAAAGTCATAAtactttttaattgtttttctttaatttataagataatatttttaattttttttttagtttataaaatatgttttttttaatatataaattgagATTATTTCTTATTTgaaaattgattttgattttttgaatttttgtttatttatttggtAGTCAAGAAGTATTTTGATACAATTCAATTTTTAGAAAGGAATTTAAGTAAGTTTTAATCAagcatatatatttttatttgaatgatgttttgaaatacatgcttaattatagaggaaaattcataatttttttgaaaaattctattaaaaacaaataaattatttatttgtatatgtactaaattcttcttttaaatgtCTCAATTTGCAATTTTTGTCCTAATATTTTCTTATgttgatatttttaaaaataattcctTAAAATACCATCTTTGTATCATTACTTACTTGTTTATTTAAAAAAcatattctttttaaaaaaaataattaatatcatgttatttaattaatggtagtttctttttttaaattaaatttttttttttatgttttaccaaaatttgaaataaaatttttattttttatttttttcaattttcataATATTTTTTCAATCATTTAAATTTAACTTGTTTGAAAATTTACATAAAACTTTTGTTGCTATATCCAAtgcttttttaaattataaaaaaataatttctcctttattgttaatttatatttaattgctttttaaaagatgaaataaaaaataaaattattttattttaattatttgaacTCATTTAAACATAAGTTTCTTTTTCTTGTCTCATATTTAGAATTTTCAAATCTTAACCCTTTTGCATTGtagtttcaattttaatttttagttttagtAGGGCAATTTGTATGAGTGATTCTATTATTCTTTTCTATTGTTTCTAGTGAGTCTTGCTTATGAGTGATTTGAGTAATTAGAATGTGTGTTGAGGAATACCAATTGATTGATTGTATGCATCAATATTGTATTTGATAATGgtaaattttatataatttaaatattattttagtttATTGTTTTGTTCTTAAAAAAATCTCAAATTTTATGGTAAGATATTGAGCCAACACTTCATTGGGATGTGGAGAGCTCGAGTTTCCAAAAAGTAGGTAGTAGGGAGCCGTAGGACTTATTAGAAGATACCTTAAAGTTGAGACCACTTCTACTAATGCACTGCTAGCTTACTTAGAAGGGTTCTCAAGTCTTCTCAGTGTTGTTTTCATGATAAACTAGCAAGGTCTAAATTTTACTAATGTCATAAATGAGGCCGTAGAATCATGTTCTTCATGCATGTTGTTCCCATTTCATGTATGTGATTAATTATCCAAGAACATGGTATGATTCTACAATttcttaattatatttttaaaaggtGTTGATTTGTCTTCTATCTAACCCATAATTTAAGAGTCTTCCTCGTTGTGATACCCATTATTTTCTTAGGTTCATAAAACCAAATAAGCATGCAACAATTTTCCCATGATGGGACAGGGTTTGATGAAATCTCATATATTTCTATATACATGCTAGAAAGGTCACATACATGACATCTTTTACCTTCAATTCCTAGTATACTATATGGAATGAATTTATCCTAGTATTCTAGagctttgttttttttttcaaataaaaccATCTACATCATAGATATAAAAGTCCTCAAGTAGTTCAAGTTTGAGGTCTACCAGTTACTCATAATTATGAATATTCATAACTCCTCATAAAGATAAGGGGCTGCTATACATGGCCCTTTTCTTCTTCATGGCCCCATATTGCAAGTTAAAAGCATCATCTTAGTGAATGTACTCAATCACAAGGACCATTTTATTATTTATCCCCAAAAAATCATATCCTTTCTCCTTTGCATACTTTAGACATATTGCCTTGTGTAGCTTAATCTTCAAAATATTTACTAATACAATAGCTCTTAGATTGGATCCTATTATTCCATTACTAGTATTTTAAGAACAAGGGGGATTTGTTCCTAGTTGGGAGACTTTGTATGGagctattgtttttgattaagcaaatacatgttttgaggggacctgaaaccccataCATCAaatccaaagatagatcaataaagTATCTAGACCAGAATTAACAAGAACAAAACATAACAGGCTGCAAGAGAGAAGGACAACATAAACACAACAACTAGAGGAAAAGACAACAAAAATCCAGTGAGATATTGGCAAAAAAGCAACAAAAAACAACCTTCCAGCTACATGAAAATATTGAGACTATCAATAGCCTCTTTCTCCAACATTAACATGGTCTTTGCAGATTCCTTGAGGTCAAGAAGATCTCGAGGCATAGGTACCTCCACAACCTTGGTGCTTTGTCTAGTCCTCCTCATGGTGCGAGGGATATCCTTGGAGCTAGAGACCCCAACATCCATCTATTGTTGCACATGCAATTTGTATGGAGCTATTGTTGCACATGCAATTCTAGAAAATAAAATCTCTTCAATGATTTTGCAATTAGAAATGATGAAGGCATATAATAGGGTAAATTAGGAGTTCCTTGTAGACGTTCATGGTAAATTTAGCTTAAATAAATAGTATTTCAATTGGGAGTTTTTCTTTCATACCAAGTGTTAGATTTTCTATTTTAatcaatggttctccttgtggcTTCTTCCCCAATTACTCATATCCTCTTCATAGATGAAACTTTTCTCTTTGGCTAGGAAACAATAGATGAAGCTATATCTATTAGAAATGTTCTATTCAATTATTGTAGTGCACCATGCTAGGATGTGAATGAATCTAATTCAGAAATATTTATTCAAAATGTCTCCCCTAAAGTCAAGAATAAATTTTCCTTACATTTTGGGATTCTCATATAATACCCTCCCTAGTATATATTTTGGCATTCCCTTGTTCTTAGGTaagacaaagaaagaattttgACAAAATGTTTATTCTTATATAGTGAAAAAGTCTCTTCTTGAAAGGAAAATTTCTTACAATGTAGGAAATATATCATTCTAATGAAATTAGTTCTAAATGCAATTCCTATCTATATGATGTtaaccttgaaaattttgaaaaatacaacaaataacattcattataaattcaatcttttttttgttagaaaatatTCATAACAAAAAACTAGCCATTATTTATTGGGATAGaatttgcaattcaaattcaaTTGGTGGCATTGGTCTTTAAAACTTGGAGGAAAAGGATATAGCTCTCAAAGAAAAACTAATTGAAGATTATATTCAAACTAAGAATCTAAGTGATGTAGATTAATGATGTACAAATGCTTAGATACAATAGATCAAAAAAGGATATTCACCCTTGCTAATTCGTCTCAAGCATCTAAAATGTGAAattttgtaatatcatattgtgAGATTGTTATTCAACATGTTTCTTGGATAATTCATAATGTGAAAAATATCACTTCTAGGAAGACTCTTGAAATGGTCACAAACCCCTTCTTGATGTAACATTAGCAAAAATGCTTGACCTTATTTGGTTTAATAGTGGGAGGCCAAAGTTAAATATTATTTTTGATTGATAAATCCTATTCTCCTCCAAAGCTAACATGAAAATCAATTTAATCCTATCTTGTATCGcaatttaaaaaaataagattTATTGAAGAGCTCAATAAGTGATAAATTTTATATATAGTAAAAGaagatgaattgaaatgaataacTTCAAAATTAGGTAATCAACCAATTAAGAATGGCTATAAGACTTTAATTGTCAAGTTCCTTATAACAAATAACATTCAAGACTTTTTTGGATCTCTTCTTGCCTTCCAAAATTGAGTGGTTTTTCTTAGTTGGCCTTGAATACTTGAAGAGATTAAAAAGCATGAGAATTGACAAGATTGGCATAATCTCCTTAttttattgtgttatttttggtaTGGCCAATGAAAGCACAGATCATATATCATTTAACATTCAAATTTACTAATAATTGTTTGAAATAGCTTCATTGGACACTTGTTTCCAAATCATGATCACTACACAACTCATTTTTTCTTTGCTTGCAAATTTAGCTTACATTATTCAAGGACTCAACCTATGCATCATTATGGGAGGTAAGCACCTCAATTCTCATTTGGAAAATATGAATTGAAAGAAACAATCACTTATTTAGCAAAGAAATATGTTGCCTTAAAGAGGTGTTGGTAAAATTGCAGATTTCCATATGTAAAACTTCCATGTCCTACCTCTTCAAATATCTACTTTCGATTTTTTTTCACCTTGGGATaatttatttttaagaaattggCAATAATGAAAACCTTCATCACTAAAAACATTTCTTCCCATTATATAATAAAACTATTTTCACATGACCATCCACCCTTCTCTCTCACCCTCCACAATATGAATTTACTCTCCTCTACCTTTTGAAGCCATTCTAACCACTTCCTAATAGATAAATATTTCCACCTATGGTCTACCTTGTTTAAGGAGTGAATCTGTTCGAACCTTGAAACATCTTTAACCCTTTAAACTTCGAAAACATAATCAACaacaataaaacatgaaattgtaaaacataatgcacaagagaacaccaaatttatgtggaaatccCTAAACAGGGAAAAAACACGATGATAATTAACTCACAATATATGTGAAATCATTCAATCTACTTTTGGCAAGCATTGCCAAGGAAGCACATTGCCACCTAGAAGACTTGTAGGTTTAGATGCACCatctcagggaaagatacaaaggacttgtaggTTGAAGCTCACCACTCCAAGGAAATATACATAAACATCCAAATTTTTTAATAAGCAAAACAAAGTCATTCACGAAATGCAAAGTTATCCTTGAGTCTTTGTTACAAGCAAAAAACTCCAACAACAATCACCACCACATTCACTGTCTTCGAATCAAAACATTTTGGGATTAATATGACCATGAAATTCTTTGCAAATCATCTTCCCCACACACAATTACCATCGAAGGCACAACATCACactgatttgatcttctatatataccatcttcaTCTTTGCAAACATCAACTAGGTCGGTAGAACAAGAGACAAGCATAAGTCCTATCAAGTTCACCACCAAACACAATCATGGTGATTGCAATCCAATCCAGGAGATAGAGATGACCTAAATAGACCATATTACATATCTCTAAGTAGCTCTAACCATATACACACTGGTGCATATCATCCAAGGTTGACAACAAGGTAAATTGTGGAGAAATCATGTAGTCGACAACTAGTCAGATCAAAATTGAAATAACTTAATGTGGATGCCCACACACCATAGGTGAGACCCGAAATCAACACAAACCTTCTCCAATGTCAGTACATATCATCAATATTTAAGTACAAGTCGGAAAAAAACTTTTGCTGGCCAAATGACTATAGTTACGTAGAAACACAACATCAGACTTAATGCAACACCAAATAGATAATCTAATATCATGTAGAGCACATAAGGACATTCATAGAACATCCAATAACACTTATAAACACTTCTTTCTTAATATCACATCAATACAAGTTGGTGCAACCCAAACAAATACATAACACCTCATCACCAGACTGTCAAGAAACGCAAACTTGAACAAAACATTAAAAACCTTTCTTGTAGAAAACATCAATTCTTGGAATTGGAATTGAGACAACACACAAACATTATAACCATGTCCTCCAAGTCACATCACTTGaaactgtaatggtgaaaattagggtttcaccaattaaggtaacaaaaccactaattttacttgagagaccaccacattgaaagagggatgtacctaatagatctaggcttaatcccaatgggaaaaagtctaaaattttgattagattcacttgGTTTGTTTGCCCCTCCTATATTAAAGGATGTATttgtgaaatgttgaaattagggtaaaacaaggaATTTTTGATGTAAATTGGGAAAAACAGTGAGCTATATAGATGTCGTACGGAGCCACCAACTTGGATTTGGGCAAATGAATATGTTTCAGATTTGTCTGACCTGGATTTGGGCAAAATAATATGTTGCAAATCTATTCCCAGAAGTTCAGCTTGATTTGTTGGGACTAGGGCACatcaattcgccatggtcctcCATATTTCTTGCCGTCAAAAGTTGAACTTGTTTGTCTTTGCAAATATTGTCGATCCTCCTGAACACAACTCTAtacttgtttcttgcacacaaaaagaaaggggaaattgttgggaaaatgggtttgcctaagtcaaacctcggtttatgaattaaccttgaatggaATAATGCAAATACTCAAATAAATGCTAGATAaatatacctcaaatttgcaattgttgatgatgatgctttgctctttgaatgtaatcacaagtgttgtatgaaatgacatggacATGATGataccctaatcacacacacacatgcatgcataagattgatgtaatttttctccacaatggttgatggatgaatatgtagccttgaagatctttgaaaatttctaattatgaatgcttcatggatgaaCAAATGCTAGGTTGCTTCTAGATGGAGACTTAGATTACTTAGGTTAGATGAAaataggttgataaaatgtctttatatagggggttgtaggtaaattaccaattagatCGACCTCCAACAATTAGGTACAACCATGAAGATCAAACTTACCATTGAGATATAGCCTCAATCCCGTTTTAAATTGGGGCCTAATTGAGCGGGACCATGGCATTTTAGGGTGTCATGGTCCAGAGAAGGGCATTCCATGCCTTTGTACCACCtcaatcaagaccaaaacaatgttaaAATAGAGTGGTcatcccatggtaggacccacaaaaggttgttcatggcctcaaaACTAGCGAACATGCACAAACAAACCCAAAAAGGTGATAAGGATAGGATACGTtgaagtaggggcacaaacatgaggtgtaaattggcccaatgacaatttatgacattacatttatcccccactttaacgggagtatgagcctatgcaaatactcgtggtaaagtagatgaaagattaAAGAGATGAGCAATTAGGAACGAGATTACAAGGAGtacaagacatcactaattttgagtaaccaagcccccaatcttaggatcttaactcacacaatctcaTGCAAGGACGCACAACACAAGGGGTTAGCACTAAAAACAAGAGtcaagtcaactagtcgaagagacctcgataaccaaaatgtctcaaccattaatatcattcttgaaatgcaTTCACAAGTACAAAAGTGATCACATTAAAAGAGCAAGAGTGTGCATtaaccatgaactacaaatagaaaagctatgagctcatgaggagAAGAAAAGAGGGAAGCATGGATACacacattctagttgtgtttttctaattgatccatgagaagaagagtgagagaagagatggatacacattctagttgtgtttttctaggtgatccatgttggggaggagagtaggaatagtctagctagtTCCACTTATCATGTTGTGCATGCAACTATTTGGTTTCAGGTGTTAAGcatcccatataagagtttgttttctttggtttcaagcatgcaacaacctacgtaacacatgaaatgaaaatgcaaatgtgtgtcTCGTATAGGGAAcgtcttgtgtaagagtttgtttgctttggtttcaagaatgtatAACCTCGTGTAGGACAAATATATGCCTGGTTTCGAGGAtgtcttgtgtaagagtttgtttgctttggttttgagaatgtgcacctcgtttaagacatatatcaataccgtgtctagtttcaagcatgaagcatctcgtgtaagagtttgttttctctggtttcaagaatgaacaccccatttaagacatgcaaaaatatagtacaatatggtacaaagagggaaATATATATGCCCCTTCCtaagatatcaacatagccctatgttgacatcttaaggaagctagaaacaaggatacccaccttcaacacccaGGAGATATCCTTTTTAGTAACAATGtttataaatccaagctaaagaggcaatacttgtacaagcaaggataagatagttgaaaaagagatatcttgcaacaagtgtaaagggaatctttggaggagaagagatcttttctcaaaggcATCTACCTCAAGAGGAGATTTTGAACAAAATGTAGCattttctaccaaaagaagggaaggagaacaagaatgcttaccttccccctattgctaggtaaagggattcttgatgaagggtgACACACatttgacccaaagtgaggggtttgtttataatagacacacattgccaagtgaagaagaggttgtagtcaaggatacacacctcttgcataagagagaatccttgagaaaacaaacaacttcacacaaggaatgacatcaaatcataaacaaacaccactcaacattgtaaaagtggatccttagaaaggataagaaagatcaatgcCTCCCAaatgtagggacaatgagaagaattacaaaaTCTTGTAAGGAGAGATTTATTCATCGAGATGTACCATTTCATGCAAGAAAGGGCATCATGTTATACAAAATGAAatacaaaagaagaggtaatcttcaaaaagGAAAGATGTAGAACTAGGATAAAGGATCACACACTCCCCTAAGgaaagattattcataagagatgtaccgtttcatgcaagaaatgacatcaaggTATGAAGAATGCCATCCCTAAAGGGATAGTGAAACCTTGGATAAAGAGAAGAAATAAGATAATATTCTTGcaccccaagcatagaggtaagaatgaattatgttgttgtcccaagatgtttattattgaaaaagcatcacctcttatgacaaagatcCCCCAATGAAGTTAGCTGCtattcatagggtgaggagcaacataataggaacttgaatgttatttgaaatgactATGATAAATATGCCATTTATTGTCACATGTTACTTTAATGATACCtaaatcaatgtaatgttgtattttagtttgcaaagcttgacactcattagtagtgTTAGAGCTCAAAATTGCAGGTTGCCAAAGTCTAAGAGGATGCCAAGTTCTATGATCAAGTTAGGCAAtcaattttggccaaaaattggaatAACCAA from Cryptomeria japonica chromosome 3, Sugi_1.0, whole genome shotgun sequence harbors:
- the LOC131054135 gene encoding protein AGENET DOMAIN (AGD)-CONTAINING P1, which produces MKVKIGTKVEVCSEEEGYGGAWFEGSVIGFGNGRKKRTFFVRYEKFVAEDLNGEALVEEVCLKNMRPIPPYKRMPKNLSAGIAVEALDSDCWWRGFIITRFRSPFSGEELFQVYFPDTRTIKAYPRSDLRPAQEWIRGKWRPLLCS